GCTCTCCCTGCTTCTGCCCCTCGCACTCGCGGCCTGCGGCCAGAAAGGCATCGAGGGCGTGAAGACCTTCGATTATGCCGGCGGCGACCACCGCTCCGGTTCGCTGACGTACGCCCAGACGCCCCCGGCGGGCGGCCCCCACAACCCCAACTGGCAGAACTGCGGCGTGTACACCCAGCCGCTCTACAACGAGTACGCGGTGCACAGCCTCGAACACGGCGCGGTCTGGATCACCTACCGCCCCGACCTGGGCGCGGAGGGCGTGGCGGCCCTGGCGCAACTGGTGGACGGGCGGCCCTACACGCTCCTGAGTCCCTATCCCGGCCTGCCATCACCCGTCGTCATTAGTGCGTGGAATGCCCAGCTCACCGTGGACAGCCCCACCGACCCGCGCCTGAAGGCCTTCCTCGATGAATACGAGCAGGGGCCGACCGCCCCGGAGCGTGGCGCGGCCTGTTCGGGCAACTACAGCGGCACGCGCTGAGAAGTCCTGAGCTATGAAAAAGAGGGCGGAAGCCAGCAGCTCAAGCTCCCAGGTGCAGGTTCACAGCCCATAGCTCACTGCTCTTCCCCCGTCGCCACCCGGCGCGAGTCGTCGCTCACCCAGTCGCTCCACGACCCGGCGTACAGGCGGTTGCGCGGGCCTAGGGGCACCCCGGCGAGTTCGCGGGCCAGCAGGTTGGGGGTCGCGCTCACGCCGCTGCCGCAGTAGGTGATGGTGGCGGCCTCCTCCGTAGCCAACCGCGCGGCCTGCGCGGCAGCGTTCCGCCAGTGCCCCTGCCCGTCCAGCGCCCCGGCCCACTCGCGGTTCACCGCACCGGGGATGTGCCCGGCCTTGCGGTCCAGCGGTTCCACCTCACCCCGGTAACGGTTCGCGGCCCGTGAGTCGATCAGGAGTGTCCCGGCCTCCCGCCCCGCCACATCCCCGGCGGTGGCGACCATCTCCGGCTGCACGTCCGGCGTGAAGGTTGCCGGGGCGAAGGTCGACTCGGCGATGCTGGCCTGGCCTCCCGTCGCTAAGAAGGCGGGCCAGCCGCCGTCCAGCACATACACCTCCCGGTGCCCCAGCCAGCGCAGCAGCCACCAGGCCCGTGCGGCATAGAAGCCCTGGCCCGTGGAGGGGTCGTCGTAGGCCACCACCACACTGCCGTTGCCGATGCCGGCATCCCCCAGCCAGGCGGCCAGCACCGGCGGGTCGGGCAGGGGATGCCGGCCCCCCGACCCGTCCGGCCGCACCGGGCCGCTGAGGTCCGTTTCCAGGTCGGCATAGATTGCGCCGGGCACGTGCCCTGCCATGTAGGCAATCCGCCCCACCAGCGGGTCGGTCAGGGCATAGCGGCAATCCAGCACACGCAGTTGCGGGTCGTTCAGGTGCTCCAGCAGCCAGGCGGCGGCCTTCAGCGGGGAGGCGGGCCGTGTCGGTTCGGACGGGGTCATGGGCGCAGCCTACACCCGGCCCGGCAATAAAAA
This DNA window, taken from Deinococcus carri, encodes the following:
- a CDS encoding DUF3105 domain-containing protein; amino-acid sequence: MKRLLLSLLLPLALAACGQKGIEGVKTFDYAGGDHRSGSLTYAQTPPAGGPHNPNWQNCGVYTQPLYNEYAVHSLEHGAVWITYRPDLGAEGVAALAQLVDGRPYTLLSPYPGLPSPVVISAWNAQLTVDSPTDPRLKAFLDEYEQGPTAPERGAACSGNYSGTR
- a CDS encoding sulfurtransferase, which translates into the protein MTPSEPTRPASPLKAAAWLLEHLNDPQLRVLDCRYALTDPLVGRIAYMAGHVPGAIYADLETDLSGPVRPDGSGGRHPLPDPPVLAAWLGDAGIGNGSVVVAYDDPSTGQGFYAARAWWLLRWLGHREVYVLDGGWPAFLATGGQASIAESTFAPATFTPDVQPEMVATAGDVAGREAGTLLIDSRAANRYRGEVEPLDRKAGHIPGAVNREWAGALDGQGHWRNAAAQAARLATEEAATITYCGSGVSATPNLLARELAGVPLGPRNRLYAGSWSDWVSDDSRRVATGEEQ